The Lewinella sp. 4G2 nucleotide sequence CGGTTACGGTACGACGACTTCGGTGCCAAGCGCATGATCTACGTTGTGGGTGACGAACAGAACCATCACTTCGCCACGCTCTTCGAACTCCTCAAACGCCTGGAAGAACCCTACGCCAACGGACTCTACCACCTCAGCTACGGCATGGTCGACTTACCCACGGGCCGGATGAAAAGCCGGGAGGGCACCATCGTCGACGCTGATGACCTAATGAAAGAGGTCGTCCTGGAAGCTAAACTCGCCAGCCAGGAACGGGCCGCCACCGAAGGCCTCTCGCAGGAGGAGCAGGACGCGATCATCCGGCAAATCGGGATGGCCGCGCTGAAGTTTCACATCATTAAAGTTGGCCCCCAGAAACGGATGACCTTCGACCCGAAAGAGTCGGTGGATATGCAGGGGCAAACCGGCCCCTACGTACAGAACGCCTACGTACGGACCCAAGCCGTATGGCGGAAAGCGGGATTGGATTATGACGTTTCCGCTGCAGCGGAATACACTGATCTTGCCCCGGCGGAGCGGGAACTGGCCAATCAGTTGTACGCTTTCCCGGAGCTGATCAAGGACGCCGCGGAGAATAACGACCCTAGCGTCATTGCCATGTACTGCTACGATCTGGCCAAGAGCCTACACAAGTTCTGGCACGATCATTCAATCCTGAAAGCGGAGACCCCGGCAGCGATTGCCTTCCGTTTACAATTATGTCGGGCAGTAGGCCACGCGCTTAAATCCGGTATGAACTTGCTTGGGATCGAGATGCCCACCCGCATGTAGAGCAGGTTTGTTATTCTCCGTTAGCTGGACTACATTTGCACCATGCACTTATTTACGCACAACACAATTTGGTGGCAGCATCCTCACTCCCGAGCGATCTGATGCGGCCCTGGTTTGCGTAAAACCATAAAATATTTAAGCCCGTCGGTTAGCTCCGGCGGGCTTTTTTTGTGGTCCTGCAGCTCCACTTAGACCCACCGGCGACTTCCGACATTAATTATTCTCCTTGACTGACACAGCTTCCCCGACTACCAAAACAAAGATCACCGTCCGGACCACCCGGATGACGGCGGACCACCTGACCCCGGTGCTGCTCTACCTGGCCCTCCGGGATGATTTTACGGACCCCGTTTTGCTGGAATCCAACGAGAGTCGGGACAACGAACATTACTACTCAGTCATCGGGCTGGAAACACTGGCTTCCTTCCGGGTAGCGGACGGCGTGATCCGAACCGAGGTTGTTGGCCAGCCACTAGAGACTAAACTGGCAGCTAAGGGTGTCAATACGGTATCCGATACCTTGCAGGCATTTCTGGGCAGTTTTGAGCTGCGGGGAGACGATGCGGATCCGCTCATTCAGCAGTTCAACGGCCTGGTGGGGCACACCAATTTTGAAGGGGTCCAGTACTTCGATACCCTCAAGTTTAATAACCCTAAGGTGCTGCGTGCGCCAGACATCCGCTACCATCTCTACCGGTACGTATTGGTCTTCCACCACTACCGGGATGAGTTGATGATCATCGAAAACCTGCCCGCTGGTGCTGCCAGCGAGGTCGAAAAGGTCAAGGCCGCCATCAAACGGGGTGGGGGAGTGCATCCCTTTCGCCGGCTTGGCGAAGAGTCATCTAACCTGTCCGATCAGGACTTTAAAAACATGGTGGCGAAAGGGAAATACCACTGCCGCCGTGGGGACGTTTTTCAATTGGTCCTCAGCCGCCAGTTCATGCAGCATTTTCGGGGGGATGAATTCCAGGTCTACCGTGCCCTCCGCAGTATTAATCCCAGCCCATACCTCTTCTACTTCGACTACGGAGATTACCGGATCATGGGGTCGAGCCCCGAGAGCCAAATGGTAATTGCAAAGGGGCGGGCAACGGTCAATCCCATCGCGGGTACCTACCGCAGGACTGGTAACCCCGCCGAAGACAAACGCGCAACCGAAAAACTACTGGCGGACCCCAAAGAAAATGCCGAGCACGTCATGCTGGTGGACCTGGCTCGTAACGACTTGAGCCGCCATACCAAAAAGGTACGCGTTGAAAGTTTACGGGAGGTGCACTATTACAGCCACGTCATTCACCTCGTCTCTACGGTTGTTGGGGACTTGGAATCAACCAATGAGACAGTCCGGATTTTTGGCGACACTTTTCCCGCCGGAACGCTTTCCGGCGCGCCAAAATATCGGGCGATGGAACTGATCAATCAGTACGAGAACCAGCAACGTGGCTTCTACGGTGGCGCAATTGGTTTGATCACTTTTGACGGTGGGATGAACCAGGCGATCCTGATCCGCTCCTTCTTTAGCCAGGATAATACGCTGTACTACCAGGCGGGGGCGGGAATAGTAGCTGCCTCCAACGAGGAGAGTGAATGTCAGGAGGTCTACAACAAGTTGGGAGCCCTCACGAAGGCGTTAGATAAGGCGGAAGATTTACCATTGATCTAATTTAGTTGCCGCCGATATTCAATAGATGGCACATTTGTTTTACTCATCCAAAATTTTCTCATTTTGAAAATACTTGTTCTTGATAATTACGACTCGTTTGTCTACAACCTCGTCCAGTACATCGAGGAAGAGGTAGGGGAGTCCATCGATGTCTTTAGAAACGATGAGATTGATCTTGATGAAATAGCGAAGTATGATCTCATCGTACTTTCTCCAGGGCCTGGAATTCCGGAGGAAGCCGGCATCATGCCCAACCTGATCAAAAACTACGCTGCTGAAAAAGTCATCTTTGGTGTTTGCCTCGGCCATCAGGCGATTGGAGAAGCCTTTGGCGGTGAGCTCGTGAATTTGGACCAGGTGTACCACGGTATTGAAACCACCATGGAACGCTCGACTGATGACGACGTGATCTTTGCGGAAATTCCAAAAGCCTTCAACGCCGGCCGTTACCACAGCTGGGTGATTGATCCGCAAACGATGCCCGCCGAATTGGTGCAAACTGCCACCGGCGAATTTGGCGGCGTGATGGCCCTCCAGCACCGTGAGTATCCAATATTCGGCGTGCAGTTTCACCCCGAGAGCATTATGACGGAACACGGACGGGTGATGATCAAAAATCTCATCAACTTTACCAAAAGCAGAATGGCTTCGCTCATCAAAGCTTAGTAGTAAGTGCAAGTAAATAAACTACCATGACAAAGAGACCCCACATCGACGTTGACGAGCGCGGCTACTACGGTCGGTTCGGTGGCGCCTACATCCCAGAGATGTTGCACCCCAACATTGAAGAGCTGCGTAAAACCTACCGCGAAATGACGGCGGACCCCGCCTTCAAGCAGGAATTTGACGACTTGCTCAAGGACTACGTCGGGCGGCCAAGTCCACTCTATTTTGCCAAGCGTATGAGTGAGCACTTTGGCACACAGATCTACCTGAAAAGGGAAGACCTTAACCACACCGGCGCCCACAAGATCAACAATACCATCGGGCAAATTCTTGTTGCCCAGCGCCTCGGTAAGAAGCGCATCATCGCCGAAACCGGTGCGGGGCAACACGGCGTTGCCACGGCTACGGTATGTGCCCTCGTCGGTCTCCAGTGCATCGTATACATGGGAGAGGTCGACATCGCCCGCCAGGCACCTAACGTTGCCCGCATGCGGATGCTCGGTGCGGAAGTTCGCCCTGCCATGAGTGGTTCCCGGACCCTCAAGGATGCCACAAATGAGGCCATTCGCGACTGGATCAACAACCCGGAGGATACCCACTACATCATCGGCTCCGTGGTTGGTCCGCATCCGTATCCGGATATGGTAGCGCGTTTCCAATCCGTCATCTCCGAAGAGATGAAATGGCAGCTTCAAGAAAAGCTGGGCCGCGATTATCCGGATGCCGTTGTCGCCTGCGTTGGGGGCGGGAGCAACGCCGCCGGCGCATTCTACCACTACCTCAACGACGACCGGGTGCGCCTCGTCTCCGTGGAAGCGGCTGGCCTTGGTGTTCACTCCGGTGAAAGCGCGGCTACCTCCGTCCTCGGCACGGAAGGGATCATTCACGGATCACGCACCCTGCTCATGCAGACGGACGATGGCCAAATCGTGGAACCCTACAGCATCTCCGCAGGCCTGGATTATCCCGGCATCGGGCCGCTCCACGCGTTCCTGATTGACAGCAAACGGGCGGAAGCCATTGCGGTTACCGACGAAGATGCGCTCGCCGCCGCTCTGTTCTGTTCCCGTACCGAAGGCATCATCCCCGCCCTTGAAACGGCCCACGCTTTCGCTGCTCTGGATCAGATGGAGTATGGCCCGGACGACGTCATCGTGGTTTGCCTCAGTGGTCGCGGGGATAAGGACCTCGCCGCCTTTTCTACTTACCTCGATCAAAGCGATGCCCAATGAATCGACTCACAAAACTCTTTCAGGAGAAATCCAGCAACCTGCTAAACGTCTACTTCACGGCTGGCTACCCAAAATTGAATGATACCGTCGAGATCATCACCAGTTTGGCTGATGCGGGGGCAGATCTCATCGAAGTCGGGGTCCCGTACTCCGACCCGATGGCCGACGGCGAGACTATTCAGAAGAGTAGCATGCAAGCGCTGAATAACGGCCTTACGCTGGACATACTTTTCCAGCAACTCAAAGAAGCCCGCGCCAAAACGCAGGTCCCAATGGTCTTGATGGGCTACTTCAACCAAGTGATGCAATACGGAATGGAGCGCTTCGCCAAAGCCGCCAAGGAAGCTGGTGCGGATGGACTGATTTTACCCGATCTACCCGTATTCGAGTACGAACAAGAATTCCGGCCCATCGCGGAGAAGTATGATCTCCAGGTGACCTTTCTCATCACGCCTCAGACTACGGAGGAGCGTATTCAGCAAATCGGTGCGCTTTCCACGGGCTTCATCTACGTGGTATCGAGCAGCAGCATCACCGGTAAGGCAGGAGAGATTACGGAGGAGCAGAAAGCCTATTTCGCGCGTATTGCCGCGCTCGATCTACCTCAACCGAAACTCATCGGCTTTGGAATTAGTGACGCCAAATCATTCCGGACCGCCTGTGAATACGCGAACGGTGCCATCATCGGAAGTGCCTTCATTCGTGCGCTTGCGGGGCAGGAAGACGTCGCCACAGCAACGGAACGCTTCGTCCACGGCATTCTGGAACCCGTTGCTTAGTGGACCAACGCACCAAGCTAATCGTCGTTGGTGGGCCCACCGCTAGTGGGAAGACCAGGCTCGCCATCGAACTCGCTCAGCATTACGGGACGGAGATCATCAGCGGTGATAGTCGGCAGTTCTACCGGGAGATGTCCATCGGTAACGCGCGGCCGAATGCATCAGAATTAGCGGCTGCGCCCCATCATTTTATCGCGGACCGAAGCGTCACGGAGCCACTCGCTGCCGGCCGGTTCGCCGCCGAAGCGCTCGAACTGTACCAACAAAAGTTTACTACCGTCAGTCACCTCATCCTCGTGGGGGGCAGTGGTTTATTTCTCCGCGCGTTTGCCGAAGGCCTGGACGAATTTCCTGCAGTGACCAATGCGGCGCGGTCGCAGGTGCAAAGCTGGTGGGATGGGGGAGGCCTCGAAGAATTGTTGACCCACCTGAATACGCTGGATCCGAACTACGCGAAGGTAGTTGACCGCCAAAATCAGCGACGGGTACAAAGGGCGCTCGAAGTAAGTGTGACGGCGGGTCTACCTTACTCCTCCTTCCTGGGGAAGCGCCCACAGCGGCCCTTCCAACCCATCTACCTGACGACAGATCTTCTCCGACCGGAGCTGTACGACCGGATCAACCGCCGCGTAGATCTGATGCTGGAGGCTGGACTACAGGAGGAGGTTAAGTCCCTCAGTAAATACCGCCAACTAGCTTCCCTGCAAACCGTCGGCTACCGGGAGTGGTGGCCCTACTTTGCTGGGGAGTATGATCTAGAGCGAACGGTTGAACTCATCAAACAGAACAGCCGCCGCTACGCTAAGCGACAGGTGACCTGGTTCAAGAAAGATAACCTCTACGCACCTGTGCAAAATCTGGCGGAGGCCGTTCGTATTATTGACAAAACTTAACGAAGGTCTATTCGCCTCCCTTGCTGTAGCTTTCGAGGTACCCGTACTTCGGTCCTAGCTCTCCACCGACGGTGATGCTGGCGCGATCCAGAATGTCGGATTGGTCCTTTTCAAACTCAGGCAGGATCTTCTTGATGAAGGTAGCCCCGAAGGCTGCACTGGCATCGCGCGGCAATTCGCTGGGCAGGTTATCGATGGACATGACGTCGATGCAATCATCCCGGTAGGCATCCGTAGCCTTACCGGTTTGGGGATCATAACCGAAAACCGGCTCCGCAATCGTGGAAGCATACAACGTTGAGGGAACCGATGCTGCCGGCGCAATGTCACAGGTGACGTCACCGATCACTTTGATACGGAAATCATCACCTTTCATTTCCTCTTTGGTGAAGAAGGCCGGAGCCTTACCATCCCAGAAAATGCCGTTCACGAATACATCCGACATGGCGGCAAAGGGGGCAAATTTACTGATGAATGCTTCCCCGTCAGCGTAGAACTCCTGCTTGGTGAAGTCTTCGCCGTTGGGTAAAGCTGCGTAGTCTTTTACTTTCAGCTGAGTAAACACAGATTTGCCTTTTCCGTCCAGATAGTCCTCGGGAGTCACCTTTTCGAATCCTATGTCGGTGAGTACCTGAGCCGCACCTTTTCCAACTCTTCCGGTACCGGTGAGTACGACCCGTATAGGCGGTAATTCCAGTTTAGCGTAGGCTTCCTTAGCGGCTTCGTAATCAAACAGGTCTTTGAGGCGGGGGAGGAAGAAGGCTCCGGTCCGGTTGCCGTAGGTCCAAATAGCGTTGTGGGCGCCCACCATGCCAGCCCAGTAGCCAAAGGCGATCAGGCGCCGCCCTCGGTCATCAGTAAGGTATTCGTAATCGATCATCCGGATGCCTTTATCCAAGAGGGCCCGCATCAGCTTCTGGTTATACGGTTGCTCTTTAGCGACGTGGGCGAAAAAGCAGTAGGTCTTCCCCGGAATGAGTTGATCGATCGGTACTTCCTTTACGCCTAGTAGCAACTCCCGGTCATTGATGTCCTCAACGATGGGGACGCCCAAATCCGCGTATTCACTGTCTTTGAAGACGCGCCCTTCGCTGGGTTGCACTACGATGTCGATACCCCGACTTTTTAGTTCCGCTACCTGTTCGGGAGTTAACGGCACCCGGCTATCTGGTGGGACTTTTCCTTCTCGGATTACGGCGATGGTAGGGTAGGGCATTGTTAGTCTTTTTACTGCCGCCAAAGGTAATTGCTTTGGGACAAGGATGCCTTTTCCATTTATGATTGTTGGAGAGACTTTAGACGTTGGATTTTAGATTTTAGACAGCGCCGTCTGAGCTTTAAAATCTAACTTAATAAGGTCTCATTACGGGACGGGCACCTGCCCTTGCACCGGCGGGAGCTTTCGAAACCTATCCGCCCAACCAATGTCAAGCAGTGTGTACCTGCTTGAGAGGCGGTCTTGAAGGTAATAGACGGAGATGGCTACGAGCAGGCCCAGGACGGCTCCAGCGGTCACGTCTCGCAAGAAATGATAGAGCAGGTACATTCGGCTGAAGCCTACCATGACCGCGATGGCTAGACAGACCAAAGACACGCTCAATTTGCCGCGGCGGGCGTTGAAGGCGAGAAATCCATACAGCGCAAAAGCGGAGGCGGTATGCCCGCTGGGGAAGCTGCTGAAGGCGTCCCAACTGCGCCATTCTTCTTCGAAGTGGTTCAGGCCGTGCCAGACCTCCTCGTAATTATCGAAGAACCAACGCATGGGGCGGGCCTGGCCGAAGTATAGTTTCGCTAAGCCCGCCAGGATGCCGGCGACCGCGCCACTCACCACGGAAAAGATCGCCTTCCGGTAGCTGAAGGCACTTACAATCAGAACGACGGCAACGTAAGCGACAGGCTCGGCGAAGTGAGTCCCAACCTTAAAAAAGACATCGTAAGCAGGGCGGCGTAGCTGATTGATGGCAATTAGGGCATCCCCCTGGTTGGAAGTGAACAACAAGTAAGAGTTACCCAGCACCAGCAGAAGCGCCACCACCAGAAAAGGCCAGTTTTGCTTAGCAAACTGACTGGGCCAGCGTTCCGTCCGGACTTGGGGTTTGGGGGCGATCATCGGGTCGCAATATCGGGCTTCCGTGAGCATTCCCCTGCAACAACCTCCCCGTGTTGTTCCCTGTCCGTCACTTCAGGTATCCTACTAAGTATCCGCTACCGTCCACCGTTTGGTAATTACCCTTTGTTACTTGCTCACTTCCTCGGCACCTGCGGCAGCGCCCTCATCTTTCTTACCGAAAATCCGCTTGAAGAAGTTTTTGATGGGTGCCAAGGCAGCATCTGTGTCCACCAACTTGGCGTCCTTCATGGCGCGGGAGGTGATGTAGAGGCTGACCGGAAAGAGGATGATGCAGGGGAGCCACCCGGCCAAAGCGGCATCTACCACGAAGCTTTCCGCGAGTTTGCGACAAAAGATCGTGAGGATGATGAAAATGACGAAGAAGATGATGCTGACGAGAATCGGATAACCGAACCCTCCTTTTCGAACAATGGCACCCATGGGTGCGCCAATGAAAATGAAGATGATGCAGACCAGGGCCATGCTGTACTTCATGTGCATGTCGTAGATGTACTTGACCCGCGTTTCGTAGATGCTGGGCAAAATCCGCTGGACCGAACTGGCCTGACTGACAACGGACCGCATGGCGGAGCGGCTACGATTGTAGATGCGCGAACGCGATTCCCACTTCACCGAATCCACCAGGCGCTCAATGCCGGGCCAATCTTTGGAGGCTACCACCAGTACGTTGAGGCGGGCTTTGGCCAATCGAGCCGAATCCTTCTCGACCTCCGTTTGGGTGACGACTTCCATGTTCTCCTGGTCGGCCAGTTCCTCCGTTACCGTCCGCTGCGCTTGGGCATTAAGGGCAGCGTTGGCGATGGAATCAGCCCGCGCTTTGCTGCTCTTCACGGATTCTGGTGCCGTCCCCTCCAAGGTTTTATCGACGAACTTCGGCGCATCCTTTTCTCGGTAGACCACCGTATCCCGCCGGAGTTGCGGTAGATAGCTGACGGTATGGTTGCTGATGGTCTGCTTACGCACTTTGATGTCTGTATCGATAGAGTCAACCCCTGCCTGCAGCTGCCAGGTCGCCAGCATGGACCGGTTGGTCGCAAACAATGATGGGTCCGTTTCATTGAGGGCGAACTCACTGAGGTCGAACACTTTGCGGTATTCATCGAAGTAGGTACGGACGTAGGGAAGGGATTTCCGGGCCTTGCCGGTCGGCCGCCGTTCGGAATACTGCACACCGGAATCGAGCCGCATGATCATCTCCTGGCCGTCGTCGGTGGTAAACATTTCTCCGGTCTCCGCGGTGATCTGAGCGAGTTCACCGGTTGCTGCTTTGGTGTGGTCGTAGATGAGGACATCGGCAATATCGCGGCCATTCGTGTTGCGCTCACCGAGGCGGATGGCGAATTGGCTGAAGTCGGTATTGAACAAGCCGGCCTCCATATTGAGCGTGGGCTTCTTCTGGTTGATGTCGTACATCCGGGCCCCAAATTGCAAATTGGCGGCGGGGATGACGTAATCCGATACCGCAAAGCTGGCCCCGGCGGCGAGGACGCCGAAAACGATCAGCGGTGCCATGATCCGCAGCAAGCTGGTGCCCGCACTCTTGATGCTGGACAACTCATAGTGCTCGGCCATCCCACCCAGCACCATCACGGAAGAGATCAGTAAACCTAATGGCAGCGCCAACGGGACGAGCCCGACGCACTTATAGGATAGCAACTCCATTACTGTAAAGAAACTCAGCCCCTTACCGGCGATCCGCTCCAGGTACTGCCAGAGCGCCTGCATGATGAGGACGAACATGGCAATGGCAAAGGTCACCAGGAAGGGACCAATGAATTGCCGCGTCATGAGTTTATCGAGTTTCTTCAATGCTTGGAGCAGTCAGTAATTGGTAGACGCCGCGCGGACGAATTTAGTCGCCGCCACCAGTCTTAAAACTTTCTTAATTGTGGGATAATGGAAAGCCCGCCGTCACGGTTGTAACGGCGGGCCAAAGGTAGATTAGTTTCAGGCGTTTCGATCAAGCTTTGCTCAGATCATCTTTAATCGCGTTGTACTCCGCCCGGGTCGGTACTTGTTCGGTTTCCTTCAAGGTAGAAACCGCGTTGCGCGCCTCGGTGGGCGACATTTCTTCGGTTCGATGCCCATCCATGCCCTCCCGAGCGATATTGTAATTGGAATCATTGACAACGTGGCTGCGGGGATCGTGCTGGGCAGCAGCGCGCTCGGCCTGTTCGCGTTTTACCTTTAGGTAGTAGAGAACCATGCCGAGTAGAATTACGGCAATTCCAAGTAGGTAGGGCCAGTCAGCGGCCAGGTTGGTATCGTAGAGGAGGTACATGCACTCGTAGTTTAGTCACTACTAAAACCCATACGCTAAACCCCATGTTTGCTTTTGTCCGCGTCAGCATCGTGTTAGCCCGCTAAACCAGCTTGATTTAGCACCCAAGCGTAGTCCCGCGCCACTTCTTTGATGGCGTCGAAACGGCCTGAGGCGCCGCCGTGGCCCGCTTCCATGTTGGTGTTCATCACGAGTTCGTTATCGTTGGTGCGAAGTTCGCGGATCTTGGCGATCCACTTAGCGGGCTCCCAGTATTGGACCTGGCTGTCGTGCAGACCAGTCGTGATCAGTAGGTTGGGGTAGTCCTGAGCTTTGACCTGGTCGTAGGGGCTGTAACTGAGCATGTATTCGTAATACTCCTTTTCATTGGGGTTACCCCACTCATCGTATTCCCCCGTGGTAAGGGGGATGCTGTCATCGAGCATGGTCGTCACCACGTCCACGAAGGGGACCTGGGCGACTACGCCGGCCCAGAGATCGGGGCGCTGGTTGATGATGGCGCCCATCAGCAAACCACCGGCGCTGCCACCCATGGCGAAGAGATTTTCCCTGCGGGTGTAGTTGTTGGCAATCAGCCATTCCCCGGCGTCGATGAAGTCATTGAAGGTGTTCTTTTTCTTGAGGAGCTTGCCGTCTTCGTACCAGTGGCGGCCCATTTCTTCGCCGCCGCGGATGTGGGCGATCACGAAGATGAAGCCGCGGTCCAGCAGCGAAAGTCGGGTGGAGGAGAAGTAGGGGTCCATACTGTGGCCGTAGCTACCGTAGGCGTAGAGTAGGAGGGGGGCTTCCCCGTTTAGTTCGGTGCCCTTTTTGTAGACGATGCTTAGCGGCACCTGGGTTCCGTCCCGACTTTCGGAGAAGCGGCGTTCGCCTACGTAATTGTCCGGGCTGAAGGTGCCCAGAACCGGTTGCTGCTTAAGTAAGACTTGCTCGCGCGTCTCCAGGTCGTAATCATACGTCGAGGCCGGCGTAGTCATCGATTGGTAGCCGTAGCGCAGGGTAGTAGAGTCAAAATCCGGGTTCTTTCCGGTGTAGGCCATGTAGGCCTCGTCGTTAAAGGCGAGGTAGTAGCTGTCATCCAGCTGGACGGATTTGTCCTCCGCTAAGGGGACGACGCGCAGTTGGGTCAGCCCATTCGTACGTTCGGTCAGGACGAGGTAGTTGCGGAACAATTCTACGCCCTCCAGTAAGGTATCATCGCGGGTGGGGATGACGGTTTGCCAGTTCTCTTTTTCCGTATGGTCTTCACCGACGACCATCAGTTGAAAGTTTTTAGCGTTGAGATTGGTCAGCACGTAGAAGCGGTCTTCGATGTGGGCGATGCCGTACTCCAGGTTGCGTTCCCGGGCTTGAAACATCCTCGGCTCCGCTAGTGGCTTATCCGCCGGAATGAGTTGGTACTCGTTACTCACCGTCTGCGCGCTACCGATAATGATGTACTTGCGGCTTTTGCCCCGGTAGACGAAGGCGCGAAAGGTCTCATCTTTTTCTTCGAAGATCACCACGTCGTCCTGCGGCGCCTGGCCAATTTCGTGGCGCATGATCTTGTAGGGGCGCAGGGCTTCGTCCTTGATGGAGTAGAAAAGGTACTTGCCATCCGCACTCCAAACACCGCCGCCGGTCGTGTTGGGGATGACGTCGGGCAGGTAGTGACCGGTTTCCAAATCCTTAATCCGAATGGTGTAGATCCGCCGGCTAATTGTGTCCTCACCGTAAGCCAGGTAGCGGTTATCGTCGCTGATGGACATCCCGCCGACGTTGTAGAAGTCGTGTGGTTCTGCGAGTTCGTTGACGTCCAACAATACACTTACGTCCTTCTCGTCAACTTTCCGCCGGGTGTAGATAGGATACTGATCCTCAGTGTTATATTTGACTTGGTATTCGTAACCGCGCGAAGTGTAGGGGACGGATTCGTCGTCCTTTTTGATGCGACTCTTGATCTCTTCGAACAGGTCTTCTTCGAAGGACTTGTAGCCTTTCGTCCGCTCTTCAAACCAGGCGTTCTCGGCATTGAGGTAGTCGATCACTTCGCTGTCTTCGCGTTGGTTGAGCCAGTAGTAGTTGTCAATTCGGTCGTGGCCGTGGGCGGAGAGGGTTTTGGGTTGTTTTTTGGCTTGGGGAGCGTTCATTGGTGCTTTGGTACTTTGGTACTTTGGTGCGTTGGTATCCAAAGCACTAAAGCACCAAAGCACCAGGAGGGTTGAGTTAACTTTATAGTTCCAACTACAGGATTAGCAGAATTTCGTCAAAAAGAATCCCAATCCCCTTCCCCTTCACCCGGCACCTGCGTCAGCGCCCACGGGGCGATTATCTTTACCACATGGAGAGAATGATGCGCCAAAATTGGTGGAAAATCCTGGGCGTGCTGCTCGTCGTATACGGAATCGTGTTCGGGATGCTCGTGCCGCTTAAACCCAACTTAGTGAGCGTTTCGCCACGCAGTGCTACACCGGGAGAATCCGTGACGCTAGAGGTGATCGGTTATAACACCTCATTCTTGGGCGCTGCTCCCGATTCTGGGCGGGACGAGTTGGGCGCTCGCGCAGGTGCAAAGGCATGGGTTCGGGCGGGCGATGGCCTGGCGATCTCCGCTTCCGAAGTAAAGATCAAGGACGACCGAAGGGCTACCCTTAGGTTTGATATTCCGTCGTACCTCCCGGATGCGGAGCTGGAAGCCGGAGAAGCCAAGACCTACCCCCTCATCCTGTCGACGCCGAACGACGGTTCGTTCGTGGATGCCGTCGGTATCACCATTCGCCAAGCAAATACACCTCCCGATACAGAAACGGCTAATGCCGGATGGACCGGGGGTATAGCGAAAGGAGACCTGTATACAAGCGACAAAATGACCTTCCCGTACCGCGGCTTACTGGGGGAGACGATTCGGAACACCTACTTCCACGTGAGCCTGTGGTTTGCGATGATGTTCGTTTTTATCGCGGCTTGTACGTACGCCGTAAAGTAT carries:
- a CDS encoding phosphatase PAP2 family protein; the protein is MIAPKPQVRTERWPSQFAKQNWPFLVVALLLVLGNSYLLFTSNQGDALIAINQLRRPAYDVFFKVGTHFAEPVAYVAVVLIVSAFSYRKAIFSVVSGAVAGILAGLAKLYFGQARPMRWFFDNYEEVWHGLNHFEEEWRSWDAFSSFPSGHTASAFALYGFLAFNARRGKLSVSLVCLAIAVMVGFSRMYLLYHFLRDVTAGAVLGLLVAISVYYLQDRLSSRYTLLDIGWADRFRKLPPVQGQVPVP
- a CDS encoding anthranilate synthase component I family protein, coding for MTDTASPTTKTKITVRTTRMTADHLTPVLLYLALRDDFTDPVLLESNESRDNEHYYSVIGLETLASFRVADGVIRTEVVGQPLETKLAAKGVNTVSDTLQAFLGSFELRGDDADPLIQQFNGLVGHTNFEGVQYFDTLKFNNPKVLRAPDIRYHLYRYVLVFHHYRDELMIIENLPAGAASEVEKVKAAIKRGGGVHPFRRLGEESSNLSDQDFKNMVAKGKYHCRRGDVFQLVLSRQFMQHFRGDEFQVYRALRSINPSPYLFYFDYGDYRIMGSSPESQMVIAKGRATVNPIAGTYRRTGNPAEDKRATEKLLADPKENAEHVMLVDLARNDLSRHTKKVRVESLREVHYYSHVIHLVSTVVGDLESTNETVRIFGDTFPAGTLSGAPKYRAMELINQYENQQRGFYGGAIGLITFDGGMNQAILIRSFFSQDNTLYYQAGAGIVAASNEESECQEVYNKLGALTKALDKAEDLPLI
- the trpA gene encoding tryptophan synthase subunit alpha, which gives rise to MNRLTKLFQEKSSNLLNVYFTAGYPKLNDTVEIITSLADAGADLIEVGVPYSDPMADGETIQKSSMQALNNGLTLDILFQQLKEARAKTQVPMVLMGYFNQVMQYGMERFAKAAKEAGADGLILPDLPVFEYEQEFRPIAEKYDLQVTFLITPQTTEERIQQIGALSTGFIYVVSSSSITGKAGEITEEQKAYFARIAALDLPQPKLIGFGISDAKSFRTACEYANGAIIGSAFIRALAGQEDVATATERFVHGILEPVA
- a CDS encoding NAD(P)-dependent oxidoreductase, whose product is MPYPTIAVIREGKVPPDSRVPLTPEQVAELKSRGIDIVVQPSEGRVFKDSEYADLGVPIVEDINDRELLLGVKEVPIDQLIPGKTYCFFAHVAKEQPYNQKLMRALLDKGIRMIDYEYLTDDRGRRLIAFGYWAGMVGAHNAIWTYGNRTGAFFLPRLKDLFDYEAAKEAYAKLELPPIRVVLTGTGRVGKGAAQVLTDIGFEKVTPEDYLDGKGKSVFTQLKVKDYAALPNGEDFTKQEFYADGEAFISKFAPFAAMSDVFVNGIFWDGKAPAFFTKEEMKGDDFRIKVIGDVTCDIAPAASVPSTLYASTIAEPVFGYDPQTGKATDAYRDDCIDVMSIDNLPSELPRDASAAFGATFIKKILPEFEKDQSDILDRASITVGGELGPKYGYLESYSKGGE
- a CDS encoding aminodeoxychorismate/anthranilate synthase component II, with the translated sequence MKILVLDNYDSFVYNLVQYIEEEVGESIDVFRNDEIDLDEIAKYDLIVLSPGPGIPEEAGIMPNLIKNYAAEKVIFGVCLGHQAIGEAFGGELVNLDQVYHGIETTMERSTDDDVIFAEIPKAFNAGRYHSWVIDPQTMPAELVQTATGEFGGVMALQHREYPIFGVQFHPESIMTEHGRVMIKNLINFTKSRMASLIKA
- the miaA gene encoding tRNA (adenosine(37)-N6)-dimethylallyltransferase MiaA; translation: MDQRTKLIVVGGPTASGKTRLAIELAQHYGTEIISGDSRQFYREMSIGNARPNASELAAAPHHFIADRSVTEPLAAGRFAAEALELYQQKFTTVSHLILVGGSGLFLRAFAEGLDEFPAVTNAARSQVQSWWDGGGLEELLTHLNTLDPNYAKVVDRQNQRRVQRALEVSVTAGLPYSSFLGKRPQRPFQPIYLTTDLLRPELYDRINRRVDLMLEAGLQEEVKSLSKYRQLASLQTVGYREWWPYFAGEYDLERTVELIKQNSRRYAKRQVTWFKKDNLYAPVQNLAEAVRIIDKT
- the trpB gene encoding tryptophan synthase subunit beta; this translates as MTKRPHIDVDERGYYGRFGGAYIPEMLHPNIEELRKTYREMTADPAFKQEFDDLLKDYVGRPSPLYFAKRMSEHFGTQIYLKREDLNHTGAHKINNTIGQILVAQRLGKKRIIAETGAGQHGVATATVCALVGLQCIVYMGEVDIARQAPNVARMRMLGAEVRPAMSGSRTLKDATNEAIRDWINNPEDTHYIIGSVVGPHPYPDMVARFQSVISEEMKWQLQEKLGRDYPDAVVACVGGGSNAAGAFYHYLNDDRVRLVSVEAAGLGVHSGESAATSVLGTEGIIHGSRTLLMQTDDGQIVEPYSISAGLDYPGIGPLHAFLIDSKRAEAIAVTDEDALAAALFCSRTEGIIPALETAHAFAALDQMEYGPDDVIVVCLSGRGDKDLAAFSTYLDQSDAQ